The Prosthecobacter debontii genomic sequence CAGGCTTGGCCTTGAGATGCTGGCGGATGGCGATGCGATGCTCGGCGACAATGGTTTTCTTGCGTCCGGCGCGATGATGACGTGCTTTGATACAACCGGTCTTGCGGCGCTGCTGAAGAAGCTTTTTGACCATGCCTAAAGACACATCGAAGCGGCGAGCGATCTCGGGTTGAGTGCCCTCGCCTTGATCATAGGCTTTGACGATACGTTCACGTAAATCCAGAGAAAGAGTGGCCATGCTCAGACTATCTCACACTCCCTCTTGTTACGCTATAGAATTATTTAATATGCTCTAACCCTATTCAAGAAAGTGACATGCTGAGGGCTAATGGAGACAAGAGCGGGGATTGTCGGGGGGCACGTTCTGCTCAAAAGTGTCAGGATCGGGAAACGGCTGTGGAACCCGCCGCCTCAACGGCTTGGCGACGGCACAATCCGCTTGCATCGCCGGAGGTTAACCCACCCGGTCGGGGGATGAGCATGGAACAGCATCGGTCAGTGGTTTATCGGCATCATCGGAAGGTCTGGGTGGAGATGATGCGGGCGAGGCAGGCTGGGGCTGCGAGATTCATTGAACGCCCATGGAAGGTGCGGTTCACGGCGTCGCAAGGCGTGCGGGACGTCGCCGCGCTCGCAAGAGCGTGGCCGGGGGACGGTGGTGTGAATGGAAAGGTGATGCGGCCACTCTTGGCCGCAGGGTCGGTTTTCCGGGCGGATGGAGACGAACAAAGCCCGTTCACCTGCGGGCAGGATCACCGCAGGCGCGGGACAGGGTGCCCACATCACTTGGATGAGAAGACCACCGTTTGGCAACGGCGGCTACGTGTTGTGCTTTGGAGCCGTTTCGAGCCAGGGATGAGCCATCGGGCAACGGGGGCAATCCGTTTAATGGCAACGGTTTGGGATGCTTTTTCGACCCGGAAGGGGGCGAAAATGCAAAAGCTCTACAAAAGGCATCAAAGGGCTCATTTCAGCCACTATGAACCTAGGGTGTGTTTTAAAATTGGGGAAGAGCTCGTTGAGTCAGAACGGAGGTCAGGGCAAGGCGTGAGCGCCGTGCCTATATCCTCTGCGATACTGGCCCAGCGAAGCAACGCCGCCATGGCCTTCGTTCTGACTCAACCCGGAGGGCCCTTGAGAAGGTGCCGAATAGCTGCGTTGAACAGCTCGGAGCTATGTATCCATAGCCCCATCGGCGTTCGCCTTGCTCTGCAGCACCTTCTCAAGGGCGAGCCTCTCCCGAATTTTAAAACACCCCCTAGACAGCCCTTGGCCCTGGCTTCAAAGAATGGCAGAGACCTGGAAGGTGAGGCCCGGGCGGACTTCAACATGGTCACCGGCTTTTTTTCCCATGAGCTTTTGCCCCAGCGGCGAGGCGGGTGTGATGAGGAGGATCTCCTGGCCCTCCACCTGAATCTCGGTGCCCCCTGCCCCTGGGCCGATGAAGTGCAGATGCTGGCCGTCCAGGGTGACGAGGGAGCCGAGGCCGACCCTGTCCATGACGGCTGGAGGCTGCCGAGAGAGAACCTGGAACTGGTGCACGGCCTCTTGGAGTTCCGCCACGCGCTGGGCCTGGCCCCGGGCCACGTAGGAGGCCTCCAGGGTGCGGGTGTCATACTTATTCTCCGCGCGGCTGTCGGGATCGGTGGCGGCGGCAAAGGAGGCACGAGCCCCGCGCGTCAGTGCAGCGAGTTCCTGGCCTAGAGCCTCGACAATGGCGGAGACGACAGCGGTTTTGTTCATCTGTCTGAGTTGGAAAGCAGGCTCAAAACGTCAAGATCGAAGACGTCCAAAAGCGGCACATCGAGCAAAATGCAAAAATTTCCCATCATGCTTTAATTTCCATAATTTTAAGCTATTTCTATCTACATCTCCCGAAATGCCCGATACCCCCGCCGCTCAGCCCAAAAAGCGTGTGCGCCTAACTCCATGGCGCGGGCCATTTCATTTTTTGCTCCTGCTCATCACGAGCAGCCTGACGCTGATGCTGCCATTAGGCTATCTCCTCGTGGTCGTGGTTCTCGGGTTCTTTGTCGGTTGGCTTGGCTTTGAATGGACGACCTACTTGGCCTTAGCGGAGACGTGGAAGTGGCAGGACATCCTGCCCCTCTCCTACATTGCTGCGGGTGCAGCCACTTGGATCTTTATGCTGCGGCCCTTGCTGCCGAAGCCTCGCGCCGACCATGTGGCGCTGCAGATGGCTCCGGCCAATCAGTCCCGCTTGTTTGCTTTGGTCGATGAGCTGTGCTGGCATCTGCGTCTAGATCCGCCTCAGGAAATCTGGTTTGATACCACCACCAGCATTCGGTCCTCGGTGCGTGATGGCGTGCTGGGCGTCACGGGGGGGGAGCTGATCTTGCACATTGGTCTTCCCGTGGTTTCAGTGGTCAACGCCCGAGAATTCGCTGCTTTGCTCGCCCGGGAGTTGGCCATGAATGCCGGGGGGTTAGGAACGACCTTTTCTCATTTGGTGCGGGAATTGAACGTCTGGTTTTACCGAGCATTGCATGAGCGGGATCCCTGGGAGATGGAGATGCGTGTCGGCAAGTCCAAAGAAACGGCGACCCAACGTCTTGTGCGTGTTGCCACCTGCTTGTGGATGGGCGTGGCTAAAGTTCCCTTCGCACTCTTCGTCATCGCCGCACGTCTCATCAGTCTGGCCGCTTTAGCGCGGCTGTCCTCAGGGGCAGATGCTGCCGGGGTCAATCTGATTGGCAAAAGCCGTTGGAAGAAGCTGCGCGAGAAAATGGACCATCTTCAAAACGCGTGGGACGCTTCGCGAACCGAGATCCAGCGCGGTGTCAGCCAGCATCGTCTGCCGGACAATCTGGCCCTACTGATCGCCCGGCATGTCAGTCGAAATCTGGCCTCAGGTGGTAAGGCTGAGGAGGCCAAGGAATCGACTACGCCCCCTCGTGGAGCGACGATCACAGAAGGGTTGCCTGAAAACATCCCTGCGGCTGCCTTGGTGCGCGGGTTTGTCGATCTCTCCCGCCAAGTGACCTGCTTCTACTATCAACATGAGCTCGGCATCAATTTGCATGAAATGCGATTGGTGGCCGACGAAGAAGTCATTCATCAGAATCGACGAGAGGATGAGTCCCTCGTCGCCATTCGTCGGTATTTTGGCGGCCTGGCGCATCCCGAACGCGCGATGTGCGGCTTGGGCAATACCCACCAAGTGTCACCTGGAAGGCTACAGCTTCAGGAAGAAGTGACCCGAGTGCGTGAGGAGATTCGTCAATGGGGCAGTCGGCTCAAGCTGGCGCTTCAGGAGTGGAACTTAGCCTGGCAGCGCCGTCGTGATTTGGAGGCGGCAGCTGTCCTGAGCCTAGCCGGTTTCACGATCTCCCGTATTCAGTTTGGAACCGATGATTCTTCGCCTCAATCTCTACGCAGTGAAGCCGCTCGCCAGCGCATGCTGATGGAGCACATGGAGACTTCTCTCGCCGCCTACGAAGCCAAACTGGAGAGTCGATTTGCCGCTGCCCTGGGGCTGCTCTGGTGGAGTGAGAAAGAGTTGCTGGATGAGGCCCTGATCGAGCGTCGTAACGACCTACCTGCCTGGGTTTCCATCTATGAAGCCATGGCGGGCTCTCTACCCAGCTTTCGAGAACTCCTAACCACCTTCTTCGCCTTCCAGACACTCGGGGCGCGCCACACGAGCCTGGATGATACCCACAATTACTTCGCAGCGCTTCAGTCCGTCGTGCCTAAGATGAACAATCTGGTCAGGCAGATTCTCTCCTCCATGGACGGTGCCATGTATCCCTTCACGATGAATCGGCGTGCAATTCCTCTGACCGATCATTTGCTACAAGGAAAACTCCCGGAACCGATCAGCGTCTCCATGAATCCCAGCGCTGCGGCCGATACCAAGGCCCTGGCGAGCAAGATGGCCGCCGACACGTCGGAGCTGATTGCGCCCTTTGTCGATCGCTTCCTCCAACTCTACCACAAGGCTTATGCTTGGCTGGCAGAAGCTGCCGAGAAGACAGAACTGCATTTTCTAGGGCCGATGAGTTTAGGAGCCGATGCAGAACTGCTCATGCCCGAAGAGTATGCCAAAATGCACGATAGCCAACCGCTTACGCCGAAGTCTAGACTTCCTTGAAAATCAGGTTTACGCCTGAGCTTGCCCGAGCCAAGGTGGACTGATGCGAATCCTGGCTATCGGAGACATCCACGGCTGCTCCATCGCTCTCCGAACACTGCTGGATGTGGTGCAACCTGGGAGCGATGACATACTCGTCACTCTAGGCGACTATGTGGACCGAGGCCCCGACTCCAAAGGAGTTTTGGACACATTGATCAGCCTTGAAAAAACCACACAGCTCAAGCCTCTTATTGGGAACCACGAGATTCTCTTTCTCGATGCAATCACCGAGCAGCTCGATGCCGAGGCGTGGCTCAGAGTCGGCGGACGCGAGACGATGCAGTCTTATGTGGCTGAGGGTCAAACGCCCACCTGGGCAGATGTGCCAGCAGCGCATATTGAATTTCTCAAGGAACGCGGCCTGCGATACTGGGAAACAGAACAGCACATCTTCGTCCATGCCAATGCCAATTCAGTCTATCCGCTCAGCGAGCAAAGCGACGATTGGCTGTTTTGGACACGCTTCGATGACAGCTTCCCCCATGTGTCAGGTAAGACGATGATTTGCGGCCATACCGCTCAAAAAGACGGTGTGCCGGGCTTACGCCCACGGGCTATTTGCCTGGACACCTGGGCCTATGGTGAGGGCTGGCTGACTTGCATGGATGTGGCAACGGGAGAGTTTGTTCAGGCCAACCAACTTGGGCAAATCAAACGACTTTCCTTGGCTGATCTAGACTTGTTATCCTACCAGTTACCAACTCAAATCATCAAACCCAGTTAGGCTGCTTTCCAAATTCCTAGCTTAATCAGTTGTCGGGTTGCCTCCCCTGCCCAATCGCGATTGGCCAATGGACTCGCGGGACTCGGATGGAGAACACGCCCCACTTTGAACTGCGCCTTACCCTTTAAGCTCTCTTGGGCACGCAAGGCACGCTCTTCCGCAAAGCCACCGATCCCGATCACCCATTCGGGCTCTAAGATCGTAATGACGTCTCTCAAATGCTTATCGCAGAGAGCTTCCATGGCTTCGGTCTCATGAGCTGGCAGTTTGTCCGGGGTTCGATTCCGGCCACCTTCTTCCATGAAAACCAGCGGGCAATAGTTGGCGACGAAGTGTTCCTGAAAGAAGCTCTCAGGACTTCCAAAACGCTGGGCAAAAAGCCCCCAGAGACGGCGTCCACTCACCTCGGAGTTTTTGCAGGCGAAGCCAGTAACCTTACGCTTCGGGTGTTCTTTGTCGGGCTTCCCGACCGGAGCTTCAATCTTCATCCAATCTCGCACGGCAGCAATTTCGCCGAAAGGCACGCCGGTCTGAGTCATCCCAAAGGGCCCCGGATTCATCCCCACAAAGACGACGCGCTTTTGCCCCTCACCATAACGGCTCAGGTAAAGTTCATGAGGAGCGCGGGCATAATCGAGCGGCCGATACACATAGGCCGTCGGAGGTTCGAAATTGACCGCCAGGAGTCCCTCATTGAGATCTCGGGCTGCTTGGATGAGTCGAGCTGAAGTGGACATGATTACAGGACAGCGGCGACTTTTTTGGCGAAGTAAGTGAGGATCATGTTGGCACCGGCGCGACGGATGCCCAGCAGCGATTCCATCACGACTTTGTCTTCATCCAACCAGCCAGCGGCGGCTCCGGCTTTGATCATGAGGTATTCACCACTGACCTGATACGCGGCAATCGGCAGGGTAGTGGCGTCGCGCAGACGCGTGATGATATCCAGGTAAGGACCTGCTGGTTTGACCATCAAGATATCGGCCCCTTCCGCTTCATCCAAGGAGGCTTCGCGCAGAGCTTCCAGAGCGTTGGCCGGATCCATCTGATAGGTTTTCTTGTCCCCAGCTTTCGGAGCTGAGTCCAAAGCTCCGCGAAACGGACCATAGTAGGCGCTGGCATACTTGGCCGTGTAACTCATGATGGAGACTTGAGTGAATCCTGCATCGTCCAGGGCTTCACGCAGCGCTTCGACACGGCCATCCATCATGTCGCTAGGAGCGACGATATCCGCACCGGCTCGGGCATGGCAGAGGGCTTGCTGACAGAGAACCTCGACGGTCTCGTCATTGAGGATACGCCCATCGGTGGCCACCAATCCGTCATGCCCATCACTGTTGTACGGATCGAGCGCTACATCGGTAATGACCATCAAGGTTGGATGGGCTGCTTTCAGAGCTTTGATGGCACGAGGCACCAACCCTTCATCGTTATAAGACTCTTCGGCTCCAGACGTCTTGAGCTCGTCAGGGATGCGTGGAAACAAGACCACGGCAGGAATGCCCAACGCGTGAGCTTCACCCGCTTCCTTGACCAGATCCTCCACACACCAGCGCTGGCAGCCCGGCATGGCACTGATGGGCGTGTTGTCACTCCCATCCTGTAGGAACAGCGGATAGATCAGGTTTCCTGGCGTCAAAACCGTCTCGCGAACGAGATCGCGAATGGCGGGAGACTGTCGGTTACGACGCGGACGGATGGGTAAATTCATGCCTTCATCATGGCGGGCGAGCGAGGGAGATCAAATCCTCACTTCACGGCTTCGATGAAGCTGAGCAGATTCGCCATGTCGTCCAGGCTCATGCCTTGCTCCAATCCCTCGGGCATCAGGCTTTGACCGACCGACTGGCTGCCTTGGATATTGAAACGTTGAATGGTCATTTCGGCTCCCCCCATCATTTTCAAGGTCATGCTGTTGGCATCGTCGCGGGCAATGATGCCGGAGAGCGTTTGTCCGTCCTTGGTGTTGACCGTGTAGGCGATGTATTGGGAGGCGACTTCCTTGTGAGGTTCCAAGATGGCCGTGAGCAAACCGTCGCGGCCGCGGGTTTTGACCGTGGTCATGTTCGGCCCCACTTCGATCCCCTGCCCATTCGCCACATGGCAAGCGAGGCATCGAGACAGGAAGACGATGTTCCCTGCCTGAGCATCCCCTTTCATGGCGACCGCAGGCTGGAATTTTTTCACCACCTCTTCGCGTGAAGGCGGGATAACGGAAGCCAGAACTTGTTTGGCAAGCGTGGCGATCTGCGGACTCTTGTGCTTCGCCAAGGCTTGAATTTGGGAGGCCGAGAAGTCCGATGGCAAGACAGCGGAATCCTTGCTCTGAAGAGATTCAAGGAGTGTCTTCACACTGTCTTCCCGCACCATCATGGCAGCCAGAGCCGCTTCTCGTGACTTCGGCTTCAGTCCTTTCCAAGAAGCCAATAAATGCGCTGCTGTCTGCTTTCCGCCCAAACTGGATAAGGCCGCAATGGAGGCGGTTTGAATGATCTCGCCTTGAGTTTCCTTCAGGCAGGCCAGCAAAGTCGTTTCAGCCTGTTCTTTGGTCGCTAGAGCCAAGAGAGCAATAGCCTCCAGGCGTGAAGCTTCTGCCGCCTTTTCATCGGCTGCCGTTGCGGCCGCTTGGGTAAAGACGACACTCAACTGCCCTTGGCTATCCACTTTGGCAATGGAAGTGCCAGCGTGTTTCAATCCTTGAGCAAAGGCTTTGAGAAGCTTCACTTGGGAAGCGGGTTTCATGGCCACCAAGGAGGCAAGGAGTCGCTGACGATCTTCCGGAACGTCACGCGCAGCCACGATCTCAAACATCGGAATCAAATCATCATCACCACCTTCATTTGTGGCGAGGCGAAGCATCAGTGTTGCCGTGATCAAATCCGCAGGCGCACTCAAAAGGGCGGGTTGAAGGGATTTGTCAGCTCCTGCGTTGGTGGCTTTGGA encodes the following:
- a CDS encoding metallophosphoesterase family protein; the protein is MRILAIGDIHGCSIALRTLLDVVQPGSDDILVTLGDYVDRGPDSKGVLDTLISLEKTTQLKPLIGNHEILFLDAITEQLDAEAWLRVGGRETMQSYVAEGQTPTWADVPAAHIEFLKERGLRYWETEQHIFVHANANSVYPLSEQSDDWLFWTRFDDSFPHVSGKTMICGHTAQKDGVPGLRPRAICLDTWAYGEGWLTCMDVATGEFVQANQLGQIKRLSLADLDLLSYQLPTQIIKPS
- a CDS encoding uracil-DNA glycosylase family protein, producing MSTSARLIQAARDLNEGLLAVNFEPPTAYVYRPLDYARAPHELYLSRYGEGQKRVVFVGMNPGPFGMTQTGVPFGEIAAVRDWMKIEAPVGKPDKEHPKRKVTGFACKNSEVSGRRLWGLFAQRFGSPESFFQEHFVANYCPLVFMEEGGRNRTPDKLPAHETEAMEALCDKHLRDVITILEPEWVIGIGGFAEERALRAQESLKGKAQFKVGRVLHPSPASPLANRDWAGEATRQLIKLGIWKAA
- the hemB gene encoding porphobilinogen synthase, which encodes MNLPIRPRRNRQSPAIRDLVRETVLTPGNLIYPLFLQDGSDNTPISAMPGCQRWCVEDLVKEAGEAHALGIPAVVLFPRIPDELKTSGAEESYNDEGLVPRAIKALKAAHPTLMVITDVALDPYNSDGHDGLVATDGRILNDETVEVLCQQALCHARAGADIVAPSDMMDGRVEALREALDDAGFTQVSIMSYTAKYASAYYGPFRGALDSAPKAGDKKTYQMDPANALEALREASLDEAEGADILMVKPAGPYLDIITRLRDATTLPIAAYQVSGEYLMIKAGAAAGWLDEDKVVMESLLGIRRAGANMILTYFAKKVAAVL
- a CDS encoding GreA/GreB family elongation factor translates to MNKTAVVSAIVEALGQELAALTRGARASFAAATDPDSRAENKYDTRTLEASYVARGQAQRVAELQEAVHQFQVLSRQPPAVMDRVGLGSLVTLDGQHLHFIGPGAGGTEIQVEGQEILLITPASPLGQKLMGKKAGDHVEVRPGLTFQVSAIL
- a CDS encoding helix-turn-helix domain-containing protein; amino-acid sequence: MATLSLDLRERIVKAYDQGEGTQPEIARRFDVSLGMVKKLLQQRRKTGCIKARHHRAGRKKTIVAEHRIAIRQHLKAKP